The sequence below is a genomic window from Haemophilus pittmaniae.
GATAACATAAAATTCGATTGAAAAAGCAGTCGTAAAATCATATCCTAGATATAATTTTTGTGTCAGAAATAGGGCAGGTTATGTTAGCCAAAGCAAAATACAGAAAAGATTATAGACAACCGGATTTTACCGTAACGGATATTTTTCTTGATTTTCAATTGGATGCTCAACGGACGGTGGTCACCGCCAAAACGCATTTTCAACGTTTAAATGAGGCAGCAAATAGCCTACGTTTGGATGGCCATAGCTTTCAGTTTTCTTCCATTTTATTGAATGATGCGCCATTTACTGCATATGTCCAAGATGGTGAAAGTTTGACGTTGGATCTACGCGGTATTGATGCGGCGACATTTCAATTAACCATCGTGACTATTTTAAAACCTGCTGACAACACCTCTTTGCAAGGACTTTATCAATCCGGTGAGGGGATTTGTACCCAATGCGAAGCGGAAGGCTTCCGACAAATCACCTATATGTTAGATCGCCCGGATGTATTGGCTCGTTACACCACTAAAATTACCGCAGATAAAGCAAAATATCCTTATTTGCTTTCCAACGGTAATCGTATTGATGGTGGTGAATTAGAAGATGGCCGTCACTGGGTAGAATGGCATGATCCTTTCCCAAAACCGAGTTATTTATTTGCTTTAGTGGCTGGTGATTTTGATTTATTAACGGATACATTTATTACCCGTAGCGGTCGCGAAGTGGCATTAGAACTGTATGTTGACCGTGGCAATCTAAACCGTGCCTCTTGGGCAATGGAAAGCTTGAAAAAAGCCATGCGTTGGGATGAAGAACGTTTCGGACTGGAATACGATTTGGACATTTATATGATTGTGGCCGTCGATTTCTTCAATATGGGAGCAATGGAAAATAAAGGCCTGAATATTTTTAACTCCAAGTATGTTTTGGCCAATCCGCAAACTGCAACCGATGATGATTATTTAGCTATTGAAAGTGTGATTGCCCATGAGTATTTCCATAACTGGACAGGGAATCGTGTAACTTGCCGTGATTGGTTTCAATTGAGTTTAAAAGAAGGTTTGACGGTATTCCGCGATCAAGAGTTTTCTTCCGATACCGGTTCCCGCGCGGTAAAACGTATTCAAGATGTAAAACTGTTACGCAGTGTGCAATTTGCTGAAGATGCCGGCCCGATGGCTCATCCAATTCGTCCGGAAAAAGTGATTGAAATGAACAATTTCTACACCGTCACTGTGTATGAGAAAGGCGCTGAAGTTATTCGCATGTTGCATACATTATTGGGTGAACAAGGTTTTCAAAAGGGAATGCGCCTGTATATCGCGGAAAATGACGGTAAGGCCGCTACCTGTGAAGATTTTGTTTCCGCAATGGAACGCGCTAATGAATTAGATCTCAATCAATTCCGTCGTTGGTATAGTCAGTCGGGAACACCGGAATTATTAATTAGCGATGCTTATGATGAGAAAACCCATACCTATCGCTTAACGGTTTCTCAATCAACCCCGCCAACCGCTGATCAAATGGAAAAAGTGAATTTACATATTCCGCTAAAAATTGCGCTATATGATCAAAAAGGTACCCGTCAAATGCTACAAAATGACGGTAATCCGATTCACGAAGTATTAAACGTAACTGAAAAAGACCAAATTTTTGAATTTCACGGCATCTATGGTCGCCCGGTACCTGCATTATTATGTGATTTTTCAGCCCCGGTAAAATTGGATTACGACTATACTAACGCACAATTAATTACTCTGTTGCAACATGCCGACAATTCATTTTGCCGTTGGGATGCGGCACAAATGTTATTGTTGAATGAGTTACGTCGTAACGTCAGCCATTATCAGCAAGGTGAATCTTTAGAGATGTCACCAGAAGTACTCAATGCATTAGCCGTCGTTTTACAAAATTATGAACGGGACATCGAACTCACTACCTTGATTTTAACCTTGCCACGAGAGTTAGAGTTTGCTGAAAACTTTAAAACCATCGATCCGGACGGTATCTTTGCTGCGCGTGAATTTATGTTACGCACTATCGCCGAACATCTGAAGGACACGTTGGTACTATTGTATAACCATATTCGTTTGGAAAATTACCGTATTGAAGGGCAGGATATCGCATTACGTGCATTGAAAAATCTTTGTCTGAATTACATTGGTTATACGGCCTTGGGCAATAATTTTGTGCATAAGCATTACAATAACGCCAATAACATGACCGATACTTTAGCTGCATTGTCCATTGCCTGTAGAGCGGCGCTACCTTGCCGTGATACCTTGCTGGCTGATTTTGAACAAAAATGGCAGCACGACGGTTTGGTGATGGATAAATGGTTTGCTTTACAGGCAACCCGTCCCGATGAAAATGTGTTGGAAATTGTGCAACAACTCATGGATCATCCAAGCTTTAACTTCAACAATCCGAATCGTTTACGTTCTCTGGTCGGCAGTTTTGCCAACCAAAATCTTAAGGCGTTCCATAATATCAATGGCTCCGGTTATCGCTTTTTAACTGATATATTGATTCGTTTAAACGAGAGCAATCCGCAAGTTGCCGCCCGTTTGGTGGAGCCATTATTACGTTTTGCCCGTTTTGATGCCCAACGACAAACGCTAATGAAACGCGCCTTAGAACGTTTAAGCCTGATTGAAGAGCTTTCCAAAGACTTATTTGAAAAGATTGAGAAAGCGCTGCAATAATCGGTTGTTATAAACAACGCAACTTTTCAGTCAAAGTGCGGTAAAACTAACCGCACTTTTCCATTTACAGTAAACTATCCTGAGAGATAAACGAGTATGTATTCCTTAATTCGACGCGCCATTTTTTCCCTTGAGCCTGAAACAGCCCATGATTTAGCGATCCAAGCTTTGCATTGGGCTGGCCAAAAGCCGTTTTATCCATTATTCAAAGCATTGCTTAATGCTCCGAACGGGCAGCCTAAAACCGTTATGGGCATCGAATTTAAAAACCCTATTGGATTAGCGGCCGGTGCCGACAAAAATGGTGAGGCTATTGATGGTTTTGGCGCGATGGGATTTGGGTTTATTGAAGTTGGAACGGTTACGCCGCTTGCCCAAGAGGGCAATGCCAAACCTCGACAATTTCGTCTGCCGGAAGTTGAAGGGATTATTAATCGAAATGGTTTTAATAACTACGGTATCGATCACCTTATCGAAAACGTAAAACGCTGTCGTTATGACGGCGTGTTGGGCATCAATATCGGTAAAAATAAATTAACTCCCTTAGAGCATGGCAAAGACGATTATTTGATTTGCTTAAATAAGGCCTACAATTATGCCGGTTACATCACCGTTAATATTTCTTCACCAAACACGCCGGATTTACGTCAATTGCAATATGGTGATTATTTCGATGATTTGCTACAAAGTATTAAAGTAACTCAGCGACAATTGGCCGAGCAATATCAAAAATATGTGCCGATTGCAGTGAAAATTGCACCGGATTTGTCCGAACAAGAGTTGGTACAAATTGCTGATACCTTACTACGCCATCAACTGGATGGGGTAATTGCTACCAATACGACCATTTCACGCGACAACGTCACAGGATTGGCCAATGCCGAACAAGTTGGTGGATTGAGTGGAAAGCCGTTACAACATAAAAGTACAGCAATTATTCGACGCTTACATCAAGAATTGAACGGACGAATTCCCATTATCGGTAGCGGTGGTATTGATGGCATCACCAACGCGCAAGAAAAAATACAAGCAGGAGCAGAATTACTGCAAATTTATTCCGGCCTAATTTACCATGGTCCGGCCTTGATCCGCGCCTTAATTAAAGCGATTCGATAATGAATAAAATCTACGATTTACATTGCCATAGTACGGCATCCGATGGCGTATTAAGTCCAACGGAAGTTGTTTTGCGCGCCCATGCACAAGGAGTGCAAGTGTTGGCCTTATGTGATCACGATACCATTGCCGGCATATCTGAAGCGGCAAGCGCTGCGACACAATGTGGTATGCAATTAATCCATGGCGTGGAAGTTTCCACTGAATGGGAGGGAAAAGGAATTCATATTGTGGGATTAAATTTTGATCCCCAACATCCTGCGTTAATCGACTTCTTAAACCAGCAAAAACAATTACGCCAACAAAGAGCTTTTGAAATTGGCGAAAAGTTAGCTAAAGCCGGGATTCCTGATGCCTATGCCGGTGCAGCTGCACTAGCCAATGGCGAGGTAACTCGCGCCCATTACGCCCGCTATCTATTACAAATCGGTAAAGTCAGCAATGAAACCCAAGCGTTCAAGCGCTATCTAGGCGCTGGTAAATCCTGTTTTGTGAAAGCGCATTGGGCGGATATTCCAAGCACTATTGAGATATTACATGCTGCAGGCGGTGTGGCCGTAGTTGCTCATCCATTACGTTATAACATGAGTGTACGTTGGATCCGTAAATTATTAGCAGATTTTAAAAATTGGGGTGGTGAAGGTATGGAAGTGGCGGGTTGTGGACAAACCGGCGAACAACGCAAAAATCTTGCCCGCTGGGCAAGGGAGCATGGGGTGGCTGGTTCTGTCGGTTCAGATTTCCATTTTCCTTGTGGTTGGGTTGAGTTAGGAAAGGGTCTGCAATTACCTGATGATGTAACACCTATTTGGAAAATTTGGGATAAAAATAGATTTTTAAATCAAACCTAATAAAATCAATGACTTATGATTAATTTTTGGAAAAACTTTATTTTTAAAGGGAGCGTTTAATCCGCCTCCGTGCAAAGTCCTAAGTTCGCCAAGAAGTCAATAAAAGCCCTTACTTTAGCCGGAAGATGGCGACGGTTTGGGTAAACCACATGGATGTCGATAGCTTTTTGTTTATATTCAGACAAAATTTCCACCAATTCCCCCGAAGCTAATGCATCTTTCACAAAAAATCCCGGCAAATTGGCAACCCCTAATCCAGCTTTAGCCATTT
It includes:
- the pepN gene encoding aminopeptidase N, with amino-acid sequence MLAKAKYRKDYRQPDFTVTDIFLDFQLDAQRTVVTAKTHFQRLNEAANSLRLDGHSFQFSSILLNDAPFTAYVQDGESLTLDLRGIDAATFQLTIVTILKPADNTSLQGLYQSGEGICTQCEAEGFRQITYMLDRPDVLARYTTKITADKAKYPYLLSNGNRIDGGELEDGRHWVEWHDPFPKPSYLFALVAGDFDLLTDTFITRSGREVALELYVDRGNLNRASWAMESLKKAMRWDEERFGLEYDLDIYMIVAVDFFNMGAMENKGLNIFNSKYVLANPQTATDDDYLAIESVIAHEYFHNWTGNRVTCRDWFQLSLKEGLTVFRDQEFSSDTGSRAVKRIQDVKLLRSVQFAEDAGPMAHPIRPEKVIEMNNFYTVTVYEKGAEVIRMLHTLLGEQGFQKGMRLYIAENDGKAATCEDFVSAMERANELDLNQFRRWYSQSGTPELLISDAYDEKTHTYRLTVSQSTPPTADQMEKVNLHIPLKIALYDQKGTRQMLQNDGNPIHEVLNVTEKDQIFEFHGIYGRPVPALLCDFSAPVKLDYDYTNAQLITLLQHADNSFCRWDAAQMLLLNELRRNVSHYQQGESLEMSPEVLNALAVVLQNYERDIELTTLILTLPRELEFAENFKTIDPDGIFAAREFMLRTIAEHLKDTLVLLYNHIRLENYRIEGQDIALRALKNLCLNYIGYTALGNNFVHKHYNNANNMTDTLAALSIACRAALPCRDTLLADFEQKWQHDGLVMDKWFALQATRPDENVLEIVQQLMDHPSFNFNNPNRLRSLVGSFANQNLKAFHNINGSGYRFLTDILIRLNESNPQVAARLVEPLLRFARFDAQRQTLMKRALERLSLIEELSKDLFEKIEKALQ
- the pyrD gene encoding quinone-dependent dihydroorotate dehydrogenase, coding for MYSLIRRAIFSLEPETAHDLAIQALHWAGQKPFYPLFKALLNAPNGQPKTVMGIEFKNPIGLAAGADKNGEAIDGFGAMGFGFIEVGTVTPLAQEGNAKPRQFRLPEVEGIINRNGFNNYGIDHLIENVKRCRYDGVLGINIGKNKLTPLEHGKDDYLICLNKAYNYAGYITVNISSPNTPDLRQLQYGDYFDDLLQSIKVTQRQLAEQYQKYVPIAVKIAPDLSEQELVQIADTLLRHQLDGVIATNTTISRDNVTGLANAEQVGGLSGKPLQHKSTAIIRRLHQELNGRIPIIGSGGIDGITNAQEKIQAGAELLQIYSGLIYHGPALIRALIKAIR
- a CDS encoding PHP domain-containing protein; translated protein: MNKIYDLHCHSTASDGVLSPTEVVLRAHAQGVQVLALCDHDTIAGISEAASAATQCGMQLIHGVEVSTEWEGKGIHIVGLNFDPQHPALIDFLNQQKQLRQQRAFEIGEKLAKAGIPDAYAGAAALANGEVTRAHYARYLLQIGKVSNETQAFKRYLGAGKSCFVKAHWADIPSTIEILHAAGGVAVVAHPLRYNMSVRWIRKLLADFKNWGGEGMEVAGCGQTGEQRKNLARWAREHGVAGSVGSDFHFPCGWVELGKGLQLPDDVTPIWKIWDKNRFLNQT